The Ensifer adhaerens genome contains a region encoding:
- a CDS encoding ABC transporter ATP-binding protein, with the protein MTGLLLKDIRKSYGAVDVIHGINLDIKQGEFIVFVGPSGCGKSTLLRMIAGLEEITGGDMFIDGERVNTVPPSKRGIAMVFQSYALYPHMTVYDNMAFGMRIAKESKEEIDRRVRNAADILQLTKYLDRLPKALSGGQRQRVAIGRAICRDPKVFLFDEPLSNLDAALRVATRIEIAKLSEQMAGTTMIYVTHDQVEAMTLADRIVVLSQGHIEQVGPPLELYERPANLFVARFIGSPAMNIIPSTITATGAQTTVKLTGGKSVTLDIPTDSSQNGKIASFGVRPEDLQVSIGDDFLFEGTISIVEALGEVTLLYIEGLVDKEPIIAKIPGILPVHRGDKVRFTADKAKLHLFNDEGRSYRV; encoded by the coding sequence ATGACGGGTCTGCTGCTTAAAGATATCCGCAAGTCCTACGGCGCGGTCGATGTCATCCACGGCATCAATCTCGACATCAAGCAGGGCGAGTTCATCGTTTTCGTCGGCCCGTCCGGCTGTGGAAAGTCGACGCTTCTGCGCATGATTGCCGGTCTCGAGGAGATCACTGGCGGCGATATGTTCATCGACGGCGAGCGCGTCAACACCGTGCCCCCGTCGAAGCGCGGCATCGCCATGGTGTTCCAGTCCTACGCGCTCTATCCGCACATGACCGTCTACGACAACATGGCTTTCGGCATGCGGATCGCCAAGGAAAGCAAGGAAGAGATCGACCGTCGCGTGCGCAACGCCGCCGATATCCTGCAGCTGACCAAGTATCTCGACCGTCTGCCGAAGGCGCTCTCCGGCGGGCAGAGACAGCGCGTCGCCATCGGCCGCGCCATCTGCCGTGACCCCAAGGTCTTCCTATTCGACGAGCCGCTCTCGAACCTCGACGCGGCCCTTCGTGTCGCCACCCGCATCGAGATCGCCAAGCTCAGCGAACAGATGGCGGGCACGACGATGATCTACGTCACCCACGACCAGGTGGAGGCAATGACGCTCGCCGACCGCATCGTCGTGCTGTCGCAGGGGCACATCGAGCAGGTAGGCCCGCCGCTCGAACTCTATGAGCGTCCGGCCAATCTGTTCGTCGCGCGCTTCATCGGCTCGCCGGCGATGAACATCATCCCTTCGACGATCACGGCGACCGGCGCGCAGACGACGGTGAAGCTGACCGGCGGTAAGAGCGTGACGCTCGATATCCCGACCGACTCCTCGCAGAACGGCAAGATTGCGAGTTTCGGCGTTCGCCCGGAAGACCTGCAGGTCTCGATAGGCGACGACTTCCTGTTCGAAGGCACGATCTCGATCGTTGAGGCGCTCGGCGAAGTGACCCTGCTCTATATCGAGGGTCTCGTCGACAAGGAGCCGATCATCGCCAAGATCCCCGGCATCCTGCCGGTTCACCGCGGCGACAAGGTGCGCTTCACGGCCGACAAGGCCAAGCTACACCTCTTCAACGACGAGGGCCGCAGCTACCGCGTCTGA
- a CDS encoding GFA family protein: protein MQRPYRLSCHCGDIAVEVDQELGGLVDCNCSTCRRSGFLHWKVDAAKVKLLTEKRRLSSYIWRGVNEGHHFCPTCSTPIMRSGYPDNKISINARCIEGLMSSRWKSSAMTGATTCSPGHCPELFTIV from the coding sequence ATGCAGCGACCCTATCGGCTTTCGTGCCATTGCGGCGATATCGCCGTCGAAGTCGACCAAGAGCTTGGTGGTCTCGTCGACTGCAACTGCTCGACCTGCCGGCGCTCCGGCTTTCTGCACTGGAAGGTGGACGCCGCAAAGGTAAAGCTCTTGACCGAAAAGCGTCGCCTGTCGAGCTACATCTGGCGCGGCGTCAACGAGGGGCACCATTTCTGCCCGACCTGTTCGACCCCGATCATGCGCAGCGGCTATCCGGATAACAAGATCTCGATCAATGCGCGCTGCATCGAGGGGTTGATGTCTTCACGCTGGAAATCGAGCGCTATGACGGGCGCAACGACATGTTCCCCGGGCCACTGCCCTGAGCTTTTCACGATCGTTTGA
- the edd gene encoding phosphogluconate dehydratase: protein MSADSRIASITARIVERSKPHREPYLDRVRRAASSGPHRSVLGCGNLAHGFAVCSPAEKVALAGDRVANLGIITSYNDMLSAHQPFETYPALIRQAASEAGGVAQVAGGVPAMCDGVTQGQPGMELSLFSRDLIAMAAGVGLSHNMFDSTVYLGVCDKIVPGLVIAALTFGHLPAIFVPAGPMTSGLPNDEKARVRQLFAEGKVGRDELLEAESKSYHGPGTCTFYGTANSNQMLMEIMGFHLPGASFINPGTPLRDALTKEAAKRALAITAMGNEFTPAGEMIDERSIVNGVVGLHATGGSTNHTMHLVAMARAAGIVLTWQDISELSDIVPLLARVYPNGLADVNHFHAAGGMGFLISQLLRAGLLHDDVRTVVGQGLDAYKIDVRLGADGNVERVPTPKESADPKVLATIDQPFQHSGGLKMLTGNLGKAVIKISAVKPDRHIIEAPAKIFHDQAELNAAFKAGKLEGDFVAVVRFQGPKANGMPELHKLTTVLGILQDRGQRVAILTDGRMSGASGKVPAAIHVTPEAKDGGPIARIQEGDIVRIDAVAGTIEVLVEDIALKTRVPAHADLSDNDFGMGRELFAPFRAIAGAADQGASVLFH from the coding sequence ATGTCCGCCGATTCCCGCATTGCCTCGATCACGGCTCGCATCGTCGAGCGCTCGAAACCCCACCGCGAGCCCTATCTCGATCGCGTCCGCCGGGCGGCATCGAGCGGTCCGCATCGCAGCGTGCTCGGCTGCGGCAACCTCGCGCATGGATTTGCGGTCTGTTCCCCCGCCGAGAAGGTAGCGCTTGCGGGCGACCGCGTGGCCAATCTCGGCATCATCACCTCCTACAATGACATGCTTTCGGCGCATCAGCCGTTCGAGACCTATCCGGCGCTGATCCGCCAGGCGGCAAGCGAGGCAGGGGGCGTCGCACAGGTTGCCGGCGGCGTGCCGGCCATGTGCGACGGCGTCACGCAGGGGCAGCCGGGCATGGAGCTCTCGCTGTTTTCCCGCGACCTGATCGCCATGGCCGCCGGCGTCGGCCTGTCGCACAACATGTTTGATTCCACCGTCTATCTCGGCGTCTGCGACAAGATCGTGCCGGGCCTCGTGATCGCAGCGCTCACCTTCGGCCACCTGCCGGCGATCTTCGTTCCCGCCGGACCAATGACCTCGGGCCTACCGAACGACGAGAAGGCGCGGGTCCGCCAGTTGTTCGCCGAAGGCAAGGTCGGCCGCGACGAACTGCTCGAGGCGGAATCCAAGTCCTACCACGGACCGGGAACCTGCACCTTCTACGGCACCGCCAACTCCAACCAGATGCTGATGGAGATCATGGGCTTCCACCTGCCCGGCGCTTCCTTCATCAATCCGGGCACGCCGCTGCGCGACGCGCTGACCAAGGAAGCCGCTAAGCGGGCGCTGGCGATCACCGCCATGGGCAACGAGTTCACCCCGGCGGGCGAAATGATCGACGAGCGCTCGATCGTCAACGGCGTCGTCGGCCTGCATGCGACCGGCGGCTCGACCAACCACACGATGCACCTCGTCGCCATGGCGCGGGCTGCCGGCATCGTGCTCACCTGGCAGGACATTTCAGAGCTCTCGGACATCGTTCCGCTGCTGGCCCGCGTCTATCCGAACGGGCTTGCCGACGTGAACCACTTCCACGCCGCCGGCGGCATGGGCTTCCTGATCAGCCAGCTGCTTCGCGCCGGCCTGCTGCACGACGACGTGCGCACCGTCGTCGGCCAGGGGCTCGACGCCTACAAGATCGACGTCCGGCTTGGCGCCGACGGCAATGTCGAACGCGTGCCGACGCCGAAGGAAAGCGCTGACCCGAAGGTGCTTGCGACCATCGATCAGCCGTTCCAGCATTCGGGCGGCCTGAAAATGCTGACCGGCAATCTCGGCAAGGCCGTCATCAAGATCTCTGCCGTCAAGCCGGACCGTCACATCATCGAGGCGCCAGCCAAGATCTTCCACGACCAGGCCGAGCTCAATGCCGCCTTCAAGGCCGGCAAGCTCGAGGGCGACTTCGTCGCCGTCGTGCGCTTCCAGGGCCCGAAGGCCAACGGCATGCCGGAACTGCACAAGCTGACGACCGTGCTCGGCATTCTGCAGGACCGCGGCCAGCGCGTCGCCATCCTGACGGACGGCCGCATGTCGGGTGCGTCCGGCAAGGTGCCGGCGGCAATCCACGTGACGCCGGAGGCCAAGGACGGCGGCCCGATCGCCCGCATCCAGGAAGGCGATATCGTCCGCATCGACGCTGTTGCCGGAACGATCGAGGTGTTGGTCGAGGACATCGCACTCAAGACACGTGTGCCCGCGCATGCCGATCTGTCGGACAACGACTTCGGCATGGGCCGCGAGCTGTTCGCGCCGTTCCGCGCGATCGCGGGTGCGGCTGATCAGGGCGCCAGCGTTCTCTTCCACTGA
- the pgl gene encoding 6-phosphogluconolactonase has protein sequence MTSKLHTFENGAALAQGLADAVSSALAAGVAARGSASIAVSGGSTPKAFFQALSKKDIAWDKVTVTLVDERFVPPESDRSNHGLVAANLLQDKAAAATFLPLYQAAPTAEAAADLASRETAKIGAPFDVAILGMGTDGHTASFFPGGSQLARAIDPATPRGVITMEAEGAGETRLTFTFASLQDARLLVLHIEGEGKKTVLAKAEEAGDEKDMPIRAMLRRAASPVQIYWAP, from the coding sequence ATGACGTCTAAGCTTCATACATTCGAAAACGGCGCAGCACTGGCGCAAGGCCTTGCCGATGCGGTCAGCAGCGCTCTTGCTGCCGGTGTCGCCGCACGCGGCTCCGCAAGCATCGCCGTCTCCGGCGGCTCCACGCCCAAGGCATTCTTCCAGGCGCTTTCGAAGAAGGACATCGCCTGGGACAAGGTGACGGTGACGCTGGTCGACGAACGCTTCGTGCCGCCGGAAAGCGACCGCTCCAACCACGGCCTCGTGGCGGCCAACCTGCTTCAGGACAAGGCCGCTGCAGCAACTTTCCTGCCGCTCTACCAGGCGGCCCCGACAGCGGAGGCCGCGGCTGATCTCGCAAGCCGGGAAACGGCGAAGATCGGTGCACCGTTCGACGTGGCGATCCTCGGCATGGGAACGGACGGGCACACTGCATCGTTCTTCCCGGGCGGATCGCAGCTCGCGCGCGCCATCGATCCGGCAACGCCGCGCGGCGTGATCACGATGGAAGCCGAGGGTGCCGGCGAAACCCGGCTGACCTTTACTTTTGCCAGCCTCCAGGATGCGCGGCTTCTGGTGCTGCACATCGAAGGCGAAGGCAAGAAGACGGTTCTCGCCAAGGCCGAAGAAGCTGGCGACGAGAAGGACATGCCGATCCGCGCGATGCTGCGCCGCGCCGCGTCGCCGGTGCAGATTTACTGGGCGCCGTAG
- the zwf gene encoding glucose-6-phosphate dehydrogenase has protein sequence MSSQIIPVEPFDYVVFGGTGDLAERKLLPALYHRQLEGQITEPTRIIGASRAALSHEDYRKFAVDALKEHLKAEEYKEEEVAKFAARLFYVSVDAKSDQGWDSLKKILEEGKERIRAFYLAVGPAIFGDISERIRDHKLITKNTRIVVEKPIGRDLASATELNDTIGKVFREEQIFRIDHYLGKETVQNLMALRFANALYEPLWNSAHIDHVQITVSEAVGLENRAGYYDKAGALRDMVQNHILQLVCFVAMEAPTSMDAEAVRDEKLKVLRALKPITSSNVEQVTVRGQYRAGASAGGPVKGYLEELEGGVSNTETFVAIKAEVSNWRWAGVPFYIRTGKRLAGRMSEIVITFKQIPHSIFDSNAGRISANQLVIRLQPNEGVKQSLMIKDPGPGGMRLRSVSLDMSFAEAFAVRNADAYERLLFDVIRNNQTLFVRRDEVEAAWKWVDPILKAWEETGQQVQGYTAGTWGPSQSIALIERDGRTWNDAI, from the coding sequence ATGAGCAGCCAGATCATCCCCGTCGAACCATTTGACTATGTGGTGTTCGGGGGCACCGGCGATCTTGCGGAGCGCAAGCTGTTGCCGGCGCTCTATCACCGCCAGTTGGAAGGCCAGATCACCGAGCCGACGCGCATCATCGGCGCCTCGCGCGCGGCGCTCAGCCATGAGGACTATCGCAAGTTTGCCGTCGATGCTCTGAAGGAACATCTGAAGGCGGAAGAGTACAAGGAAGAGGAAGTCGCGAAGTTCGCTGCACGCCTGTTCTACGTCTCCGTCGACGCCAAGTCCGACCAGGGTTGGGACTCGCTGAAGAAGATCCTCGAAGAGGGCAAGGAGCGCATCCGCGCCTTCTATCTCGCCGTCGGCCCTGCGATCTTCGGCGACATCTCCGAGCGCATCCGCGATCACAAGCTGATCACCAAGAACACCCGCATCGTCGTCGAAAAGCCGATCGGCCGCGACCTCGCCTCTGCGACCGAACTCAACGACACGATCGGCAAGGTTTTCCGCGAAGAGCAGATCTTCCGCATCGACCACTATCTCGGCAAGGAGACGGTGCAGAACCTGATGGCGCTGCGCTTTGCCAACGCGCTCTACGAGCCGCTGTGGAACTCGGCCCATATCGACCACGTGCAGATCACCGTGTCGGAAGCCGTCGGGCTTGAAAATCGTGCCGGCTACTACGACAAGGCCGGCGCGCTGCGCGACATGGTGCAGAACCACATCCTGCAGCTCGTCTGCTTCGTCGCCATGGAAGCGCCGACCTCGATGGACGCCGAAGCGGTGCGCGACGAGAAGCTGAAGGTTCTGCGCGCGCTGAAGCCGATCACCTCGTCGAATGTCGAGCAGGTGACGGTGCGCGGCCAGTACCGCGCCGGCGCTTCGGCCGGCGGCCCGGTCAAGGGCTACCTCGAAGAACTCGAAGGCGGCGTTTCGAACACCGAGACCTTTGTGGCGATCAAGGCGGAAGTCAGCAACTGGCGCTGGGCCGGCGTGCCTTTCTACATCCGCACCGGCAAGCGCCTTGCCGGCCGCATGTCGGAAATCGTCATCACCTTCAAGCAGATCCCGCATTCGATCTTCGACAGCAATGCCGGCCGCATCTCGGCCAACCAACTGGTCATCCGCCTGCAGCCGAACGAAGGCGTGAAGCAGTCGCTGATGATCAAGGACCCGGGCCCGGGCGGCATGCGCCTGCGCAGCGTCTCGCTGGACATGAGCTTTGCCGAAGCCTTCGCCGTGCGCAATGCGGATGCCTATGAGCGGCTGCTCTTCGACGTCATCCGCAACAACCAGACGCTGTTCGTGCGCCGCGACGAGGTCGAGGCCGCATGGAAGTGGGTCGATCCGATCCTGAAGGCCTGGGAAGAAACCGGGCAGCAGGTTCAGGGCTACACCGCCGGCACCTGGGGTCCGAGCCAGTCAATTGCGCTGATCGAGCGTGACGGCCGGACCTGGAACGACGCGATATAG
- a CDS encoding NAD(P)/FAD-dependent oxidoreductase, whose translation MSWQSPISPGYSWYEATVPDRPEYPAMPGSRKANVAIVGGGYTGLQAAYNLAKQGVDVTLIDACRFGDGASGRNGGQFGTGQRAWADETEESLGHERAQALFDMAENAKRYVLDFANGNGIDIEFVPGQLSVGHKQSLEKDYRDHAEAMAARFGYPHLTFMEREETASRLGSNHYHFGIRDAGTGHIHPMKLLVGLAKQAALAGANLFEQTRALKIDRQGGAIVIATDRGTITADRVLVACNAYIGNLEPVSASHVMPIRSFIGATTVLSDHPDVIPGGESVDDSRFVVRYFRKSRDGRLLFGGREAYTADNPRDISTHIRRQISEIYPQLANVEITHAWGGSVGITMPRTPFCREVMPGVTSIGGYSGHGVMLSNYCGKLYADLALGKGTELDLLKALKIPAFPGGTRFRSALLFFALSWYALRDRF comes from the coding sequence ATGTCCTGGCAAAGCCCGATCTCGCCCGGTTACTCCTGGTATGAGGCGACGGTTCCGGACCGACCGGAGTATCCGGCCATGCCGGGATCGCGGAAAGCCAATGTCGCGATCGTGGGCGGCGGCTATACGGGATTGCAGGCGGCTTACAACCTTGCCAAGCAAGGCGTCGACGTCACCCTGATCGACGCCTGCCGCTTCGGCGACGGCGCCTCTGGCCGCAATGGCGGCCAGTTCGGCACAGGTCAGCGCGCCTGGGCGGATGAGACGGAGGAAAGCCTCGGCCATGAGCGGGCGCAGGCACTGTTCGACATGGCCGAGAACGCCAAGCGTTACGTGCTCGACTTCGCGAACGGGAACGGGATCGACATCGAATTCGTGCCAGGCCAGCTCTCGGTCGGGCACAAGCAAAGCCTCGAAAAAGACTATCGCGACCATGCCGAAGCGATGGCGGCGCGCTTCGGCTATCCGCATCTGACTTTCATGGAGCGCGAGGAAACAGCAAGCCGGCTCGGATCGAACCACTACCACTTCGGCATTCGCGATGCCGGCACCGGCCATATCCACCCCATGAAGCTGCTGGTCGGCCTTGCGAAACAGGCAGCGCTTGCCGGCGCCAACCTTTTCGAGCAGACCAGGGCCCTGAAAATCGACCGCCAGGGTGGCGCGATCGTCATTGCCACCGACCGCGGCACCATCACCGCCGACCGCGTTCTCGTCGCCTGCAATGCCTATATCGGCAACCTGGAGCCGGTGAGCGCCAGCCACGTCATGCCGATCCGTTCCTTCATCGGCGCGACGACGGTGCTTTCGGACCACCCTGATGTCATTCCCGGCGGCGAATCGGTCGACGATTCGCGCTTCGTCGTGCGCTACTTCCGCAAGTCGCGGGATGGTCGGCTGCTGTTCGGCGGCCGCGAAGCCTATACGGCCGACAATCCGCGCGACATCTCCACCCATATCCGCCGGCAGATCAGCGAGATCTACCCGCAGCTCGCCAATGTCGAGATCACCCACGCCTGGGGCGGCTCCGTCGGTATCACCATGCCGCGCACCCCCTTTTGTCGCGAGGTCATGCCGGGCGTCACCTCGATCGGCGGCTATTCCGGCCACGGTGTGATGCTCTCCAACTATTGCGGCAAGCTCTATGCGGACCTGGCGCTCGGCAAGGGCACCGAGCTCGACCTCTTGAAGGCTCTGAAAATCCCGGCTTTTCCGGGCGGAACCCGGTTCCGCTCCGCCCTTCTCTTCTTCGCGCTTAGCTGGTACGCATTACGCGACAGGTTTTGA
- a CDS encoding glutamine synthetase family protein, with protein sequence MPSKRSAAQQTTKISKTSKIPPALHSLRGVKTWKEATDWLKIRGIEDVECITPDLAGVPRGKMMPTSKFTSNTSLALPSAVYRHTISGEYPDETGQFRYDSRDSDIKLVPDLSTLSVVPWETDPTAQVICDIVGSQGEQISYTPRNVLKRVVDLYKQKGWKPVVAPEIEFYLVATNDDPDYPLHPPKGRSGRSILGGQGYSIAGINEFDELIDDIYHFSEKQGLEIDTLIHEEGPAQLEINLRHGDPIELADQVFLFKRTIREAALKHGIYATFMAKPMQGQPGSAMHIHQSVVEINTGRNLFSNPDGSASKEFFHFIGGMQHYVPRTLVMMAPYVNSFRRLTPDMSAPVNTAWGYDNRTTAFRIPVSEPVARRIENRLPSSDANPYLALAASLACGYLGIIEQREPTAPTEDTANEGEIDLPRGLLEAVALLESAPSLAEVLSPEFIAIYAGVKRGEFETFMQVISPWEREFLLLNV encoded by the coding sequence ATGCCCTCCAAGAGAAGTGCTGCCCAACAAACAACGAAAATCAGCAAAACTTCGAAAATACCTCCCGCCCTCCACTCCCTCCGAGGTGTAAAGACCTGGAAGGAAGCCACGGACTGGCTCAAGATCCGCGGCATCGAAGACGTCGAATGCATCACGCCCGATCTTGCCGGCGTTCCGCGCGGCAAGATGATGCCGACCTCGAAGTTCACCTCCAATACCTCGCTGGCGCTGCCGTCCGCCGTCTATCGCCACACGATCTCGGGCGAATATCCAGACGAAACCGGCCAGTTCCGCTACGATTCCCGCGACAGCGACATCAAGCTCGTGCCCGATCTCTCGACCCTTTCGGTCGTGCCCTGGGAGACCGACCCGACGGCGCAGGTGATCTGCGACATCGTCGGATCGCAGGGCGAACAGATCAGCTACACGCCGCGCAACGTGCTGAAGCGCGTGGTCGATCTCTACAAGCAGAAAGGCTGGAAGCCGGTCGTAGCACCCGAGATCGAATTCTACCTCGTCGCCACCAATGACGATCCGGATTATCCCCTGCATCCACCGAAGGGCCGCTCCGGTCGCTCGATTCTCGGCGGCCAGGGCTATTCGATCGCCGGCATCAACGAATTCGACGAACTGATCGACGACATCTACCACTTCTCGGAGAAGCAGGGTCTCGAGATCGATACGCTGATCCACGAAGAAGGGCCGGCGCAGCTGGAGATCAACCTGCGCCATGGCGATCCGATCGAGCTGGCCGACCAGGTGTTCCTGTTCAAGCGCACCATCCGCGAGGCGGCGCTGAAACACGGCATCTACGCCACCTTCATGGCGAAGCCCATGCAGGGCCAGCCGGGCTCGGCGATGCACATTCACCAGTCGGTGGTCGAGATCAACACCGGCCGCAACCTGTTCTCCAACCCGGACGGTTCCGCATCGAAGGAATTCTTCCACTTCATTGGCGGCATGCAGCACTATGTGCCGCGCACGCTTGTGATGATGGCGCCCTATGTGAACTCCTTCCGCCGACTGACGCCCGACATGTCGGCGCCGGTCAACACCGCCTGGGGTTACGACAACCGCACCACCGCCTTCCGCATCCCGGTGTCGGAGCCGGTCGCCCGGCGTATCGAGAACCGGCTGCCGAGTTCAGATGCCAATCCCTATCTGGCGCTCGCGGCCTCGCTTGCCTGCGGTTATCTCGGCATCATCGAACAGCGCGAACCGACGGCGCCGACCGAGGACACGGCCAACGAGGGCGAGATCGACTTGCCCCGCGGCCTGCTCGAAGCCGTGGCCCTACTGGAATCGGCACCGTCGCTGGCCGAGGTGCTGAGCCCGGAGTTCATCGCCATCTATGCCGGCGTCAAACGCGGCGAGTTCGAGACCTTCATGCAGGTCATCAGTCCCTGGGAACGCGAATTCCTGCTTCTCAACGTCTGA